From Nerophis lumbriciformis linkage group LG11, RoL_Nlum_v2.1, whole genome shotgun sequence, one genomic window encodes:
- the LOC140679130 gene encoding tenascin-like, which produces MGQALPGHVRSTVMAGLKASTRYDLKLYASAGGRNTQPLFAVATTEDAPVLGPVAASSPSPHNLTLTWSTVSGHFDGFVIRVADSEQHSEPLEFSRPGDAMNFTVSNLMDATGYNVELYGLSHGRRTPSVVAHASTAPLPKVENLTVSNVTPFGFRVSWGVKQRQAREEPAPSSGHFSHFNLVVTDSGWLLAPQEFTVPGNQSHLDIWGLITGIGYEVRLTGVSEAGLLSRPLTTVAVTGIHRWEPTLSGLPRILVQLLCIDATLKLQLHNLAALTSPWEHMRGSHLFRLSK; this is translated from the exons ATGGGCCAGGCATTGCCAGGCCACGTGCGCTCCACGGTCATGGCCGGCCTTAAAGCCAGTACACGCTACGACCTAAAGCTGTACGCCAGCGCCGGCGGCCGCAACACGCAGCCTTTGTTCGCTGTCGCTACGACAG AGGACGCCCCCGTGTTGGGGCCCGTAGCCGCTTCATCTCCAAGTCCGCATAACCTCACCTTGACGTGGAGCACTGTGTCGGGCCACTTTGATGGCTTCGTTATCCGAGTCGCTGACTCGGAACAGCATTCTGAGCCGCTGGAGTTTAGTCGTCCGGGTGACGCCATGAACTTTACCGTCTCAAACTTGATGGACGCCACGGGCTATAACGTTGAACTGTACGGGCTTTCTCACGGGCGCCGCACTCCTTCAGTGGTCGCCCATGCCTCCACAG CTCCTTTGCCCAAAGTGGAAAACTTGACCGTTTCGAACGTCACCCCCTTCGGCTTCCGTGTGTCATGGGGGGTGAAGCAGCGGCAGGCCCGGGAGGAACCTGCGCCCTCCAGTGGCCATTTCAGCCACTTTAACCTAGTGGTGACCGACTCGGGCTGGCTGCTGGCGCCCCAGGAGTTCACAGTGCCGGGAAACCAGAGCCACCTGGACATCTGGGGGCTCATCACCGGTATAGGCTATGAGGTCAGGCTGACGGGCGTGTCAGAGGCGGGGCTCCTCTCTCGGCCCCTCACCACTGTGGCTGTCACAGGTATCCACCGCTGGGAGCCTACCCTTTCGGGGCTCCCTCGAATCCTGGTGCAACTACTGTGCATTGATGCAACTCTGAAGCTTCAACTTCACAACCTGGCAG CTCTGACGTCGCCTTGGGAGCACATGCGAGGCTCCCATCTGTTTCGACTTTCGAAATAA